A section of the Rhizobium sp. SSA_523 genome encodes:
- a CDS encoding DUF72 domain-containing protein, with the protein MTASGIIRTGIGGWTFDPWEGSFYPDRLAKKRQLEFASRELAAIEVNGTYYSSQKPATFAKWASEVPEGFVFSLKASRYCTNRKVLAEAGPSIEKFLNQGIAELGPHLGPILWQFMATKTFQPDDFEAFLSLLPKTLDGLPLRHVVEPRHASFCDPAFIDLLRRHEVAAVCADHGEYPMFADVTADFVYARLQKGEDEIASCYPKPEIDHWAKRLRSYATGSVPEDLARIDADHRPKKQPRDVFAFFISGGKVNAPNGARLLQQRLAD; encoded by the coding sequence ATGACGGCATCGGGCATCATCCGCACGGGAATTGGCGGCTGGACCTTCGATCCCTGGGAGGGCAGCTTCTACCCTGACAGGCTGGCGAAGAAGCGGCAGCTGGAATTTGCATCGCGCGAACTGGCGGCGATTGAGGTGAACGGCACCTATTATTCCAGCCAGAAGCCCGCCACCTTCGCCAAATGGGCCTCGGAAGTGCCGGAAGGCTTCGTCTTCTCGCTGAAGGCAAGCCGCTATTGCACCAACCGCAAGGTGCTGGCGGAGGCCGGCCCCTCGATCGAGAAATTTCTCAACCAGGGCATCGCCGAGCTCGGCCCGCATCTCGGCCCAATCCTGTGGCAATTCATGGCCACCAAGACCTTCCAGCCGGACGATTTCGAGGCCTTTCTCTCCCTTTTGCCAAAGACACTCGACGGCCTGCCGCTCCGCCATGTGGTGGAGCCGCGCCATGCGAGTTTCTGCGACCCGGCTTTCATCGATCTCCTCCGGCGCCATGAGGTGGCGGCCGTCTGCGCCGATCACGGCGAATATCCGATGTTTGCCGATGTGACCGCCGACTTCGTCTATGCCCGGCTGCAAAAGGGTGAGGACGAGATCGCCAGCTGCTATCCGAAGCCGGAGATCGATCACTGGGCCAAGCGGCTGCGCAGCTATGCGACGGGTTCTGTCCCGGAGGATCTTGCAAGGATCGATGCCGATCATCGCCCGAAAAAGCAACCGCGCGATGTCTTTGCCTTCTTCATCTCCGGCGGCAAGGTGAATGCGCCGAACGGCGCACGCCTTTTGCAGCAGCGCCTCGCCGACTAG
- the uvrA gene encoding excinuclease ABC subunit UvrA: MSELKTISIRGAREHNLKGIDLDLPRNSLIVMTGLSGSGKSSLAFDTIYAEGQRRYVESLSAYARQFLEMMQKPDVDQIDGLSPAISIEQKTTSKNPRSTVGTVTEIYDYMRLLFARVGIPYSPATGLPIESQTVSQMVDRVLAFEEGTRLYILAPMVRGRKGEYKKELAELMKKGFQRVKVDGQFYEIAEAPALDKKYKHDIDVVVDRIVVRGDIGPRLADSLETCLKLADGLAVAEYADKPLPPEETAAGGSANKSLNETHERVLFSEKFACPVSGFTIPEIEPRLFSFNNPFGACPTCDGLGSQQKVDENLIVPEPERTLKDGAIAPWAKSTSPYYNQTLEGLGKVYGFKLTDRWSKLSESARSAILRGTEDKIEFSYADGARSYKTTKTFEGIVPNLERRWKETDSAWAREEIERYMSAAPCPACKGYRLKPEALAVKIGKKHIGEVTEMSIRVARDWFEALPDTLTAKQNEIAVRILKEIRDRLRFLNDVGLDYLSLSRSSGTLSGGESQRIRLASQIGSGLTGVLYVLDEPSIGLHQRDNARLLDTLKHLRDIGNTVLVVEHDEDAILTADYVVDIGPAAGVHGGQVVAAGTPQEIMANPKSLTGQYLSGERGVAVPADRRKPKKGKEIKVVGARGNNLKSVTASVPLGLFTAVTGVSGGGKSTFLIETLYKAAARRVMGAREIPADHDRIDGLEFIDKVIDIDQSPIGRTPRSNPATYTGAFTPIRDWFAGLPEAKARGYQPGRFSFNVKGGRCEACQGDGVIKIEMHFLPDVYVTCDVCHGKRYNRETLDVTFKGKSIADVLDMTVEEGVEFFSAVPAVRDKLQALFDVGLGYIKVGQQANTLSGGEAQRVKLAKELSKRSTGRTLYILDEPTTGLHFHDVAKLLEMLHELVNQGNSVVVIEHNLEVIKTADWIIDIGPEGGTGGGQVVAVGTPEDVVKEKRSYTGQFLKELLERRPIKKIQAAE, translated from the coding sequence ATGAGCGAACTGAAGACGATTTCCATTCGCGGCGCCCGCGAGCATAACCTCAAGGGCATCGACCTCGATCTGCCCCGCAATAGCCTGATCGTGATGACCGGCCTGTCCGGATCGGGAAAATCCTCGCTGGCCTTCGATACGATCTATGCCGAGGGCCAGAGACGCTATGTCGAGAGCCTCTCGGCCTATGCGCGTCAGTTCCTGGAAATGATGCAGAAGCCGGATGTCGACCAGATCGACGGCCTGTCGCCGGCAATCTCGATCGAGCAGAAGACGACCTCGAAAAATCCGCGGTCGACGGTCGGCACGGTGACGGAAATCTACGATTACATGCGCCTTCTCTTCGCGCGGGTCGGCATTCCCTATTCGCCCGCCACCGGCCTGCCGATCGAGAGCCAGACGGTCAGCCAGATGGTGGATCGCGTCCTGGCTTTCGAGGAGGGTACGAGGCTATATATCCTTGCGCCGATGGTGCGCGGCCGCAAGGGCGAGTACAAGAAGGAGCTCGCCGAGCTCATGAAGAAGGGCTTCCAGCGCGTCAAGGTGGATGGCCAGTTCTACGAGATCGCCGAGGCTCCGGCGCTCGACAAGAAATACAAGCACGATATCGATGTAGTGGTGGACCGCATCGTCGTGCGCGGCGATATCGGACCGCGCCTGGCCGACAGCCTGGAGACCTGCCTGAAGCTCGCCGATGGCCTGGCTGTCGCGGAATACGCCGACAAGCCGCTGCCGCCGGAGGAAACCGCGGCCGGCGGTTCGGCCAATAAATCGCTGAACGAGACGCATGAGCGGGTGCTGTTTTCCGAAAAATTCGCCTGCCCGGTCTCAGGCTTCACCATTCCCGAGATCGAGCCAAGGCTGTTTTCCTTCAACAATCCCTTCGGTGCCTGCCCGACCTGCGACGGGCTTGGCTCGCAGCAGAAGGTCGACGAGAACCTGATCGTCCCCGAGCCGGAGCGCACCTTGAAGGATGGCGCAATTGCGCCCTGGGCCAAATCCACATCGCCCTACTACAATCAGACGCTTGAGGGTCTCGGCAAAGTCTATGGCTTCAAGCTGACGGATCGCTGGTCCAAGCTCAGTGAAAGCGCGCGAAGCGCGATCCTGCGCGGGACCGAGGACAAGATCGAGTTTTCCTATGCCGACGGCGCCCGATCCTACAAGACGACCAAGACCTTCGAGGGCATCGTGCCCAATCTCGAGCGGCGCTGGAAGGAGACCGACAGCGCCTGGGCGCGCGAGGAGATCGAGCGCTACATGTCCGCGGCGCCCTGCCCCGCCTGCAAGGGCTATCGCCTGAAGCCGGAGGCGCTGGCCGTCAAGATCGGCAAGAAACATATCGGCGAAGTCACCGAAATGTCGATCAGGGTCGCCCGCGACTGGTTCGAGGCGCTGCCGGATACGCTGACGGCCAAGCAGAACGAGATCGCGGTTCGCATCCTGAAGGAAATTCGCGACCGGCTGCGCTTCCTCAACGATGTCGGCCTCGATTATCTCAGCCTGTCGCGCAGTTCGGGAACGCTCTCGGGTGGCGAAAGCCAACGCATCCGGCTCGCCTCGCAGATCGGCTCCGGCCTCACCGGCGTGCTCTACGTGCTGGACGAGCCGTCGATCGGTCTGCACCAGCGCGACAATGCGCGGCTGCTCGACACGCTGAAGCATCTGCGCGATATCGGCAATACGGTTCTGGTCGTCGAGCATGACGAGGATGCCATCCTGACCGCCGATTACGTCGTCGATATCGGCCCGGCCGCCGGCGTGCATGGCGGACAGGTGGTGGCCGCCGGCACGCCGCAGGAGATCATGGCCAATCCGAAATCGCTGACGGGGCAGTACCTCTCCGGCGAACGGGGCGTGGCCGTGCCCGCCGATCGGCGCAAGCCCAAGAAGGGCAAGGAGATCAAGGTTGTCGGTGCGCGCGGCAACAATCTGAAATCGGTCACGGCCTCCGTGCCGCTCGGCCTCTTCACCGCCGTGACCGGCGTCTCGGGCGGCGGCAAGTCCACCTTTCTGATCGAAACGCTCTACAAGGCGGCGGCTCGCCGTGTGATGGGCGCCCGGGAAATCCCGGCCGATCACGATCGGATCGACGGGCTGGAATTCATCGACAAGGTCATCGATATCGATCAGTCGCCGATCGGCCGCACGCCCCGCTCCAATCCCGCCACCTATACCGGCGCCTTCACGCCGATCCGGGACTGGTTTGCCGGCCTGCCGGAGGCCAAGGCGCGCGGCTATCAGCCCGGCCGCTTCTCCTTCAATGTGAAGGGCGGCCGCTGCGAAGCCTGCCAGGGCGACGGCGTCATCAAGATCGAGATGCATTTCCTGCCGGATGTCTACGTCACCTGCGATGTCTGCCATGGCAAGCGCTACAATCGCGAGACGCTCGACGTCACCTTCAAGGGCAAATCGATCGCCGATGTGCTCGACATGACGGTGGAGGAAGGCGTCGAATTCTTCTCGGCCGTGCCGGCGGTGCGCGACAAGCTCCAGGCGCTCTTCGATGTCGGCCTCGGCTATATCAAGGTCGGCCAGCAGGCCAATACGCTCTCGGGCGGCGAGGCGCAGCGCGTCAAGCTCGCCAAGGAGCTGTCCAAGCGCTCGACCGGACGCACGCTCTATATCCTCGACGAGCCGACGACCGGTCTGCATTTCCACGACGTTGCCAAGCTTCTGGAAATGCTTCACGAACTGGTCAACCAGGGTAATTCGGTGGTGGTCATCGAGCACAATCTCGAAGTCATCAAGACGGCCGACTGGATCATCGACATCGGCCCCGAAGGCGGAACCGGCGGCGGTCAGGTGGTGGCGGTCGGCACTCCGGAGGATGTGGTCAAGGAGAAGCGCTCCTATACCGGCCAATTCCTCAAGGAGCTTCTGGAACGGCGCCCCATCAAGAAGATCCAGGCGGCGGAGTGA